Within the Staphylococcus argenteus genome, the region AGTTAAAGGTTTATTTGAATCAAGTAGTTAACATTTTGATGTTGGATAAATTTCATTAATAAAAACACAGTTGGATGCTAAAGTACAACTGCATAAGAGCCCCTAATCGCTATAGCTCAAGGGGAAAAAGGAATACAGTTGGCAAAGCAACTGCATAAGAGCCCCTAATTAATAAATTAAAAGGGGCTCTAAGAATCGGGGTTATGAATATGTTTGCAGCTTTATTACAAATAAAGAATTATAAACTCTTTGTTGCGAATATGTTTTTATTAGGTATGGGAATTGCAGTGACTGTCCCTTATCTCGTACTTTTTGCGACTAAAGATTTAGGTATGACGACAAATCAATATGGCCTATTGCTAGCATCAGCAGCAATCAGTCAATTTACAGTAAATTCAATTATAGCAAGGTTCTCGGATACGCATCATTTTAATAGGAAATTTATTATTATTCTCGCATTATTAATGGGAGCGCTAGGCTTTTCGATTTACTTTTTTGTAGATACAATATGGTTATTTATTTTACTATATGCTATTTTCCAAGGATTATTTGCGCCTGCCATGCCACAACTTTACGCATCTGCTAGAGAATCAATTAATGTTTCAAGTTCTAAAGATAGGGCTCAATTTGCTAATACGGTATTACGTTCAATGTTTTCATTGGGCTTTTTATTTGGACCATTTATTGGTGCACAGCTAATTGGATTAAAGGGTTATGCTGGTTTGTTTGGTGGAACAATTAGTATTATTTTATTCACACTCATTTTACAAATATTTTTCTATAAAGATTTAAAAATAAAACAGCCAATAAGTACACAACAGCATGTTGAAAAAGCGGCACCAAATATGTTTAAGGATAAAACGCTGTTATTGCCATTTATCGCATTTATTCTGTTACATATTGGACAGTGGATGTATACGATGAATATGCCATTATTTGTTACAGATTATTTAAAGGAAAATGAACAACATGTAGGTTATTTAGCGAGTTTATGTGCAGGCTTGGAAGTACCTTTTATGATTATTTTAGGCGTTTTATCATCGAAATTACAAACCCGCACGTTATTGATATATGGTGCTATTTTCGGTGGATTATTCTATTTCAGTATTGGCGTATTTAAAAACTTTTATATGATGCTTGCTGGACAAGTATTTTTAGCTATCTTTTTAGCAGTACTTTTAGGTATTGGTATCAGTTATTTCCAAGATATCTTACCAGATTTTCCAGGCTATGCTTCCACGCTGTTTTCTAATGCAATGGTGATTGGACAATTGGGTGGTAACTTATTAGGTGGTGCAATGAGTCACTGGGTAGGTTTGGAAAATGTGTTTTTCGTATCATCAGCATCAATTTTAGTAGGTATGATACTTATATTCTTTACTAAAGACCAGAAAATTACAAAAGAGGATGTGATATCGTCGTGACATTAGTTTTATGGTTGCTTATCATCGCAGCATTCATTTTTGCATTTATTGGATTGATTAAGCCTATTATTCCATCGGTACTAGTATTATGGATTGGTTTTTTAATCTATCAATTTGGATTTCACAATCAGCATTTATCATGGATATTTTATGTGTCAATGGCTTTATTGACAGTCCTAATTTTATGTGCTGACTTTTTGGCTAATAAATATTTTGTTAGTCGTTTTGGTGGATCGAAATTTGGAGAATATGCAGCTTTAATAGGAGTAATTATTGGTTGTTTTGTATTACCACCATTTGGAATTATTATTGTTCCATTTGTATTAGTGTTCATAGTTGAATTACTTCAAGGCTATTCATTTGAAAAGGCTATTAAAGTAAGTTTCGGTTCAATTGTAGCTTTTTTAACGAGTAGTGTTGCACAAGCTATTATTATGTTTATTATGATAGTTTGGTTCTTTGTAGATGCATTATGGGTTAATTAATAAAAAGCTTATTGCAAAATATGGTTGTAGATAACTGAAATTAATGATTTTATCATTTACAGTGTCTGACATTCATATAAGGCAATAAGCTTTTTGTTTATAAAAATGTATGTGAATGTTTCTTTGAAATATTTCTTTCAATACGAAAACCGATTGGCATAATAATAAAAGATAGAATAATAAATACCCAGTTACTTACTTGAATATATGGACCAAATGCAAGTACCGATTGTGGAATAAAGAACACATAGAAAAATCCTACAATTAGCAAAATTATGGCTAGGTATGTGAATATCCATATCCAATTTGAATTATTAAAACATTGCAATTGGATTGTTTTAAAACTGAACCAAATGAATAAGAAGACAATAAAGAATCCAACTATTATAGAAAATGGAAATGAAAAGAAATACAGATTACTACCATTTTTTTCCATAAAAAAACCTAAAAAGCCTTTAAGAAAACTTACAATACCAATTAATAGTACAATGTGTTGAAATATATATTTGAATATATTTTTAAATGTTTCATTCGGCATTGCTTTTAGTTCTTTTTTTGCATGTGCTTTTGGATCATGATCAAAAAAATCTAAGGCTAATAGACCGTGTTGTTCTGCGCTTAATAATTGTTTAAGTATACGGTTGATAATTAACTCGGTATCATGTGGATTTACACGAAAATCAGAACGCATATATGTCATATAGTTCTCGAAGATTTCTCTATCTGTATTGCTTAACCTTAATGATTTAACATTGTTTTCTTTAGTTAATTGCGCAGTACTTTTCATTGTTGCTTAAGCGCTCCTTTAATAATGTTTAATTCCAATTTAAAACGGAAATGATTTTATAGTATCAGTAAAACCAATCATATCATATTA harbors:
- a CDS encoding sugar efflux transporter yields the protein MNMFAALLQIKNYKLFVANMFLLGMGIAVTVPYLVLFATKDLGMTTNQYGLLLASAAISQFTVNSIIARFSDTHHFNRKFIIILALLMGALGFSIYFFVDTIWLFILLYAIFQGLFAPAMPQLYASARESINVSSSKDRAQFANTVLRSMFSLGFLFGPFIGAQLIGLKGYAGLFGGTISIILFTLILQIFFYKDLKIKQPISTQQHVEKAAPNMFKDKTLLLPFIAFILLHIGQWMYTMNMPLFVTDYLKENEQHVGYLASLCAGLEVPFMIILGVLSSKLQTRTLLIYGAIFGGLFYFSIGVFKNFYMMLAGQVFLAIFLAVLLGIGISYFQDILPDFPGYASTLFSNAMVIGQLGGNLLGGAMSHWVGLENVFFVSSASILVGMILIFFTKDQKITKEDVISS
- a CDS encoding DUF456 domain-containing protein, coding for MTLVLWLLIIAAFIFAFIGLIKPIIPSVLVLWIGFLIYQFGFHNQHLSWIFYVSMALLTVLILCADFLANKYFVSRFGGSKFGEYAALIGVIIGCFVLPPFGIIIVPFVLVFIVELLQGYSFEKAIKVSFGSIVAFLTSSVAQAIIMFIMIVWFFVDALWVN
- a CDS encoding DUF1129 domain-containing protein; amino-acid sequence: MKSTAQLTKENNVKSLRLSNTDREIFENYMTYMRSDFRVNPHDTELIINRILKQLLSAEQHGLLALDFFDHDPKAHAKKELKAMPNETFKNIFKYIFQHIVLLIGIVSFLKGFLGFFMEKNGSNLYFFSFPFSIIVGFFIVFLFIWFSFKTIQLQCFNNSNWIWIFTYLAIILLIVGFFYVFFIPQSVLAFGPYIQVSNWVFIILSFIIMPIGFRIERNISKKHSHTFL